GCGTGCTCCGAGCATAAACTCGGACTAAACAAGGTCTCTTTCATGTTACTCTCTCAGATCAGGAAATTGTAAGCTCATGCACTCACACTGAAGATACTAAATGTCAGTGCAAACCAGGGAGATTTTGTGATCCTAACCAAGCATGTGAGGTGTGCTTGAAGTGTTCACGGTAAGTGTCTGCAAACTATTCAAAATCAGTAAAGACACAACAAGTATAAGGAGGGAGTGGATGGTGGATATACTGGGTGTTGAatgtggagctgccaggcaggagaaaaagaggaagagggttggtgtgacagaagacgATGCTAGATGCAGATTGTCCACTGCGCTGACTCCTAAAGGAAGCAGCGGGAAGAAGACTAACATTTAGGTCTTTAAACCTTTCGATTTATTTTGCTTCTCTCCTAACTAGGTGTGCAGAGGACGAAGAGAAAGTGAGAAACTGCACATCAACCACCAACACGGAGTGCAAGAAGATCCAGAACAAATCTGGCTCTGATCCAGGTACACTACTCTGTGGCAGATGCATGCAAGACTTTTTGTTACACTGGGATAAATGTATATTTACAAAGTCAGATTTTCCAGGCCAAAAACGAATGATATCAGAGATTCACTCGCACTGTACAttgattcaaatcatgaatctCTTGTTTTCTGTAACTGGCCAATGACTGTCcctttatggggtttttttttttgttttgtttttcttaaacaggtatcactgtggtggtggttgtGGTGGTGCTGTGTGTCCTCGCTGCCATAACATTTGCTGGGATATTTTTCTACAAGAAGAGACGTAAAACAGGTATGTTGTTCTTATACAGATGTTGGATGCTAATAGTAAAATCACCTTGATGCAAAAGTTTGGTGCTCTGATAGACTGTCGACCTGTTCATTGAGTCCTTCACATTTTGTCTGTGTTAGCTGGGGATGGATAGTTTTTGCATTATAATGGGGTAAGCAAACCTAAACGATAAATATACACATGCCACAGTTTGTATCTTTTGTAGTAGGTTAGTAGTTCTATGGCTGGAGCTAATGCTTCTGCTGCTCGTCTGAACGTGTGGAAACTACACAGTTGTGTCATGTTCTGGTGGCCACTGCAGCTGGCCGTGTCCACTCAAGAAAATGCTCTTGACCAGCTGTATCAGAAGTATTATCTGCTCAGCATTGCCAAAGTGACGACCTGATGATCTTTAAGCTGTCCAGAACAGCATAGACATCAATTTTACAAATGCCCCAATGTAAACTAAATGCTCCACATTACTGGTGTCACAGAAGTCACCAACCCAGCCAGGTGTGGTTTTGGGGCATGACATAGAGCAGCAAATCATCAAAATGTAGGGGTGGGTTGttgtgttttgggtttgttttttgtttgtttgtttgttttttgcttgaaAAATATTCATTTCAACCTATTGTCTAGATGGTTCCTGATCACTCTTAAACAAATTCACTTGTTATTTCAGCTCTGATAGCTGTCAGCAGGAGGAGTGTTGTAGGGTCCAAGCACTTAAAGCAGATGCTTGAACTGTGTTTAACATTTTGGTCTCATGTGTGTAGTGATACAGCTTTGCAGTGTTGTTGCTCTGACAGGTGTTAATCAATGCTGTGGGAAGGACTTGTACTTTGTTATTCTTCACACCACAAACAGATGAACTGCTGATATTAAATCGGTGCTGCCACAATATTTTCATGCACTTGTTGAGGCCTGGCTCTCATTAACACAGATCTTGAGCCCGCTGGCCTCTGCAGTCAGTCTGACCCATAAGCATACGCTAATAAATGCTGAGACACACCTGCTGCAACCGAATGACTGAAAATAAAGTTCCACTCAACATTTCTGGATTCCCTCTCTGAGCCTCACAGCATTGTTTTGGGAACCCTGTTTGTAAAGTCTTATCAATGAAGCATTTTCCCACAATGCTGTCCGTGTGCTATCTTTGAGAGCAAGTGGATAAGAGCTTCTCACAGGATGAGATATTTTGACTCTGCACAAGGCCAAACTCTCCTGTAATCAGACGGTTTAGAGCAGATGAGAGATTTTCAAATGGCACATGAAATGAGTAAAACATGGTAAGAAAATTAACAGTTCTGGATAATTGTGGGACTGTTCATCacatgtggggaaaaaaagttcagTGTTGAAAGACTGAAAAGCTATTAAGTATAAGTTGAGACACCAGACAGCATGATAGAGGATATACATGTGTGCAGAAACCTGCTACAATGGGCTTGCAGTTTCAGGTGTGATGATCTAAGAGCAGCAGATGAGCTGCTAACACATCATGCTGACTATGTTGGGATCAGGTGTAACTGATTAAAGCCTAATTATCAAGTACGCCCTCTCAGCAAACATGTTAACAGCAGTCTGTTGGGGTGTATATCATTACCATGCAGGCCTCACATAGAGGTGGGCTGCTGTTGGCGAGTTCACTAAAGTACTTTTCCAATTGGAGTGAGCCATGTGAAGATGTTTTTCCCAGTTTGTGCTGTTGACCATGCTGCTGGTAAACTGGGCCGGGTCCAGCACAAACTGGAACTGCTGGGCAGGCTTTCCAGCCGACTGATGAAAATCCTCAGTGACACACAGTGTCCAGGAGAGGCTGCACACTGTGCTAGAACTGatgcagagcagcagcaggttcTGCTCAGTTGATGAAATTAAATTGAGCTCAGACAAAAGTTAAATAACTTTGTGTTGGAAAGTTGGGAATTCTTGGAAGTTGCATAATTCTCTTCACATTCTTTCCTCAGGCTCTCGGAGAAATCGGTCTGACAGGAGCAAAGCAGAACAGGTGAGTGACTCATGTTTTTCATTAATGTACAAAAATAGCCAAACATGACGATGAGCTGAATGGAAATGGCTTTCCAAAGGTAACTTAAATGACAGAGACTCTCTTAACATGTTCTTCAGCAATACACTGCCATCCAGACTCCTGAGGATAAGGACACTCAAAGACCAACCAGCACAAATCTAATCCTGTCCCAGCATCTGGTGAGAGTTAAATCCTCCAACATTGCTGAGGATGAGCGTCAAATTCTCAATCCAAGCCTCAACAGCTCAGCCAGTAACTCCCAGCACAGCCTAACAGACGCGCTCACACCTGCCCCCCAAGCCAGCCCTGTGGTCCCAGAGCAGCTTCACAGGAGGGTGAGAGCTGCAGCTCATCTCATCACCTGCTTCATCCTTGCTGCTTGTCTTGTTTGCTGCTATTAACTAATGCTCTGCTGCTCTAACAGCCTCCGCTGTCTTACTGTCTGTCCTCATGTTCCAGTTTTCCCACTTTGATTTTCATGCTACACACGACTCCTTACATGACAGAAAGAGCCTCAGAATTCTACCTGCTCCCAGTTGCAGAGGGACAGGTCTGCAGTCATGGATAAACCTCAGTGACTCGCTTCTTTACTTCCATACTGCACTCCAGTATGTTGGAGCAAATTCTCTCAACAATCAGGAGCCGTATAAGAATCCTGTGACTCTCGGTTTAAGAATTACCTTTAACATTTGATCTTCAGTGTCTCAAGCTGCTGTTATTGTGTTAGTGGAAACTTAATGAGTCACCTGGTCCTTAAAACACCTGAAGATTAACAGAGAATGCTCCTTATCAGTCTCACTATCTCGTGTCTCCTTTCAGGATGTAGGATCTTTTAGATAAAtgcttttcctttcatttcattCACCTGCTTATAAATAAGACATGACTTTGATTTAGCAGGTCTTACAATTTCTGACTTTTTATATGTTCAtgcctgtttgcttttgtttcatttagGAAGAGGTGCCACTTCCCATGCTTGTTCCTGTGAATGGTAAAGTATTTTGACTTTTATTCCTGATCTCACCCATTGCATAACACACAAGCACCTGTTGTTAAACACAACAGTAGATAAAGCTTCCATTTCATGCCACCGCGCTGCTTTTAATTGCAGTCCAGTTGGCTGTCGAAATAAATGTTTATGTTATCAGCACAAGGCGTTAATGTGATGGAGTGAAGGtcgttgtttgtttttgcaggtgAAGAGTCTCTCAGGAAGTGCTTTGAATATTTTGAAGAACTAGATGTGAACTATCAGAAGAGGTTTTTCCGTCAGCTTGAAATTAGTGACAATGTCATCAAAAGCAAAGAGAACCTTCCCTATGAAGACAGGATCCATGAACTGCTGCATATTTGGGTGGAGAAAGAAGGTAAAGGAGCGAGCTTAAATGACCTGCTGCAGGCTTTGAATACCCTGAACCAAAGGCGAACTGCTGAGACGATCCACCAGAAGGCTGTGGACAGTGGTCACTTCCTGCCTTTGTGGGGGGGGGACTGTGTAATTGTCTCAAACTAGTAGTGGTCAGAATaggaacaaaacaaacttggACACCTCAAGTGTGTATGTtgttgaagctgctgctgtttcagtAAGCGCATCTTACTAGACTGTAGCGTGAGCTCTTAAGGTAAACATGCCTGCTTGAACTAACTTATTCCAAACTGACGGAATTCAGTCGTTTTTCTTATCTGACTGTGAGCCATGTATTCCTGTCAGCTCCATAGAGTGTTAAGTATTTCATTAGTgcctgtaaaaatatttttttgctgATCCCAAACCTCATTAAAGGTTGTTTCAGCGAAAGTTATGTTCAGACATTTATTGTAATCTAACAGTGTCCTGAAGAGTCGATGTATGTTTCAGTTTGGTTCTGTAACTACTCCTTAGCAATTCAACAGACTGTCAAATGACCAATGGAGTTAATGAATGTATGTAAGTTATTACAGTGGAgggtattttattatatttaaagagGGCTTCCTTGACTGTATTATTTACCTGTTGATCCAGTGTTGTCGTGATTGTGGTTAACAGAAGCacaaattttaatatattaAGATAAATCTTGTTTCTGTTGTACTTCTGTTTTGTTACATTTCCTTCTATAATCTTGATCAGCATCATGGACGTTTACCAAACCTAGTTTTCTATGTGCTGCACTGAAACATTGAGTCTTGCCAGAGCTGTGTTGAAGCCTGAAAGTGAAGTGAGAATTGTGTACTTTTCTACCTTGTTATAGATGTACTCTACAGTGTTTGTTACTACTTCCAAACTTTATTTGCTCTTTTTGTTTATAATTTATAAATGTGGATGAATTAAactcattcattcatatttgtacttttttgttgttgtattcAAGTGTGTATTAGATAAACTAGTACAAAATCACTCTACTTCCCAATAAGAgataaggaaaagaaagaaatcagtgTTTGGATAGAGAGTTTGTATAAAGTGTAACGGTGACTCATTTGTGATATGACTCGTTAAACCAGACAGCCACCTCTGTTACAAACAATACTTTTGTTTCACAGAATTTTTCTAGTAAGCAGTGACAGCCAGATAATCAGGATTCAGTTTTCATGCCATACCTGTGTCAGTCTTTGCCAAGATTTAGTCTAATATTACTCATTATTATGATTGACTTCAAGATCACTTGATTATATCTTTTGTCTTAGTCATACCGGACATGTCCTGTATTATATGCCTGAGCTCTGTACTACAAAGCAAGTTCACTAGAGCCGGTGTCATCTTTGCATATCTAGATTCACTTGCAGTCATCCTAATTGCTAGGGTAACACTGGTTATCAGTGATAACCCAGGGTTTTCAATACACGTTCATGTAAAGGGGTGGTGTTGGCAGCATTTGGCAATGACAAATACAGATGAATGTACTTCACAAAGGATGGTAAAGCTATAATACAAACATAAGAGGTTACACATGATTGCAGAATGACAGCAACACAGTTGCTACAGACAAGACGTCACTCTGTGTGAGAGGAAAATCCCTGAATAAATGTGGTCTTGCTTTAATTCTTCAGCCTGAAGTTGTCAGTGGAACTCtagttttttcttcatttcctcATTGGCTTTGTCTACAGACTGGTCAGCAAGCACAGCTCACTGAGGCGAGGTGCATTCTGACTGGTTTGTATTGGTAGTTGCCCAGCACAGAAAATGTCCATTACATGGAAGACAACTGCTAGCCTGCAAACACCTGGCTGCTGCTTCCAGAGCAGTAGGGAAACTGAAAAGTATGATGAAAATTGGAAAACGAGACCATTcatcttcaaagtaaaagttgaaaGGTGTTTGGTGCTGTAGCAAGGCAcaatttttactttgaaggcataCATTCATGACGACTACCAGCaactagggttgccaaccgtcccttaaaaaacggaatcgtcccgtatttagaaaaaaagtacacgtcccgtattgagctaataagggacgcactttgtcccgtaatacagcgagaatcaaaagtagtctataacttttaatggaattaacgctttgtttgaaaacataattcccagcccctcatttgtgaccaatgagctgacagcacacttatgacaattcgagtatgacaattcagattaccgcttatctcattggtcgaggaaaggtcgcttacggagaaaataccggaagacaacagatgaccacaacaagaagcatggccaacagggaaacaaacgccgacactgcggtgcaagtctcggacgacagtacacctaaagctgggcatacactgtgtgatttttttcagtcacgttattcagctcctgctcaaactgcacgattgactcgcaggggttataagttcgtaggtcacgatgcagggtctcacactataccgcccgatgctctgacgcgacctgagtgctcacactgtgcctccataaaatgaaggttataacagaaaatctgtcgctctctctccctctgtgtctttcactcacacagacacgcacaccaccaccatcaactttgctaaattgctaatgaaaaacattgatcaggcagctgtgattgagcagcaatgtaaatccaactattttcacggttgttgtggtcgtgataattttgtgatgccacatcgaaaaggctcggatgagctttccaaagttctacaagttgtgcctccatcgcttgtgtccagatcacacgctgcacttccgtgctgctccgtctttgcgcgtgagcagtgtgagcggctgcggtgacaccctcacgagcgattaatgatcgggagctggtcgtgaggtgttaatcgcttctcgttaccccacgt
This region of Pelmatolapia mariae isolate MD_Pm_ZW linkage group LG12, Pm_UMD_F_2, whole genome shotgun sequence genomic DNA includes:
- the hdr gene encoding hematopoietic death receptor isoform X2; translated protein: MKYVPMFVVFVPVLVLLLKSTTAYPQAGLKVGNSRARRQAKCPADQYEHGNLCCLNCKAGTYVKSPCSVDGERGQCEECDYDTYAKHDNGLKFCFKCTRCRPDQEIVSSCTHTEDTKCQCKPGRFCDPNQACEVCLKCSRCAEDEEKVRNCTSTTNTECKKIQNKSGSDPGITVVVVVVVLCVLAAITFAGIFFYKKRRKTGSRRNRSDRSKAEQQYTAIQTPEDKDTQRPTSTNLILSQHLEEVPLPMLVPVNGEESLRKCFEYFEELDVNYQKRFFRQLEISDNVIKSKENLPYEDRIHELLHIWVEKEGKGASLNDLLQALNTLNQRRTAETIHQKAVDSGHFLPLWGGDCVIVSN
- the hdr gene encoding hematopoietic death receptor isoform X3, which produces MKYVPMFVVFVPVLVLLLKSTTAYPQAGLKVGNSRARRQAKCPADQYEHGNLCCLNCKAGTYVKSPCSVDGERGQCEECDYDTYAKHDNGLKFCFKCTRCRPDQEIVSSCTHTEDTKCQCKPGRFCDPNQACEVCLKCSRCAEDEEKVRNCTSTTNTECKKIQNKSGSDPGITVVVVVVVLCVLAAITFAGIFFYKKRRKTGSRRNRSDRSKAEQEEVPLPMLVPVNGEESLRKCFEYFEELDVNYQKRFFRQLEISDNVIKSKENLPYEDRIHELLHIWVEKEGKGASLNDLLQALNTLNQRRTAETIHQKAVDSGHFLPLWGGDCVIVSN
- the hdr gene encoding hematopoietic death receptor isoform X1, encoding MKYVPMFVVFVPVLVLLLKSTTAYPQAGLKVGNSRARRQAKCPADQYEHGNLCCLNCKAGTYVKSPCSVDGERGQCEECDYDTYAKHDNGLKFCFKCTRCRPDQEIVSSCTHTEDTKCQCKPGRFCDPNQACEVCLKCSRCAEDEEKVRNCTSTTNTECKKIQNKSGSDPGITVVVVVVVLCVLAAITFAGIFFYKKRRKTGSRRNRSDRSKAEQQYTAIQTPEDKDTQRPTSTNLILSQHLVRVKSSNIAEDERQILNPSLNSSASNSQHSLTDALTPAPQASPVVPEQLHRREEVPLPMLVPVNGEESLRKCFEYFEELDVNYQKRFFRQLEISDNVIKSKENLPYEDRIHELLHIWVEKEGKGASLNDLLQALNTLNQRRTAETIHQKAVDSGHFLPLWGGDCVIVSN